The following DNA comes from Vigna radiata var. radiata cultivar VC1973A chromosome 4, Vradiata_ver6, whole genome shotgun sequence.
AGTTGGTTGTAAAGAGTTACTGGCTGCAGTAGGAGTAGGTTCATCATGTCTCTCtgcattttcatttctttctgaTGTGTGAGACTCGTCAAGGGATTGGCTCATGGTAAACGTCACAGGTCTTGCATGTTTTGTTTCAGAAGAGTTCTTCAATGGCAGACGGCATACTGGGCAGGTAGATTGCTTTCTCAGCCATATATCAATACAAGAAAGATGAAAAGTGTGGCCACATTTGGGCATGATGCGCAAGACTTCTCTTTCTTTGTAATCTGCCAAACATATTACACACCTGCAGAAGCAAACAAAGTTATATATATCTATCTCCTCCTTGCATGAGCTTGATAATCTATCAAAGTTGTTTGTATATCATGTGCTATGAACAATGCTATGCATTAAGAAATTACTATAACAGTTTGAAATCTTCTGTCAAGGAAAACATGAGGAACTTCTTTTGTGACCTACAATTGAGAGACTAAAACTTAACTGTGTATGTTCAAGGGAACTGAAAGCTTCTTGGTTGAACTTCAAAGTAGGGATTGCATCAAGCAGAACAGGTTCTGATTCAGGGTCATTAACATGATGTTCTGGCTATCAGtaaacaatgaaaaattaaaatctaaagcAACCAACCTTCACAGTATAGAATGATGACAAACTAAAAACTAGAAATTAGACAGTGCAAGCTCTCGTGATCCACCATTATTTGGAGGTTCCAGAAACATTCTATTCATGAACATGAAATAACATAAACCTTGCAGCATATCAAACATGGATCAATAACGAGTTCGTGACAGATTTTTGCTAATGCTAAGTTGTTACCCGGAAGAAACGTGTTGGAAGACTGAAATAGTGTCTAATGAGTTAGAACCGCTGCATAGGAACCCTAATGTAGTGTTAATACTTCTAAAGATTTGGTTTTTGACGCAGCTCAATGTGCCGTGTGATGTATTTACCCGACCCCACCAAGTAAGATAAgactttgaagttgtttttgttattaaCATTGAAAAAGTCTTGATTACGAATTGGATTAGAACATCTGCATAAATCTTGGTATCTTATCATGACCAATGGCAATTAATTTAAGGGGAAATATACACATTCATAGATACAAATGCCCAATTCCCAACATCTGATTAAAAGCTTACAGCCAAGCCACagatttaatttttagaaatagaATGCAGCATTTGCATCAGAATCAAATATTagaaagaacaacaaaaaattgCAGCAATCCTCATTCCTCGTACACTAACTACCGGAtcagaaaaataacatatgaGTCATGACTAAAATAAAACAGAGATTACAATATTGATAGAAGTTTCATAGAAATTGAACAAATCACCCAAAATCAAGCCCAGTTCACAGGCAAAAACAGGAAAAGGGGGAAGGAAGAAAAAGGCACAGCCGAACTTACCTGTTCTATATCAATTCTTGATTCAATCTCATACACCATCCGAGATTCAACAACTCCTCTTAGCCTTCCACATATGATTCTGGTGCAGACAAACACAATGAAAGTGGCACTCATGCCAAACCCAATGACCGTGGTCACCAAATTGGTACCTGAACCCAACATCTCCAATCCAATAACCAATCCACACACACACGCACGCGCAAACAGATGCAACCACAATAAACAAAGCCCTCAAGCTAGAAGCACGAATAGCAACAGAAGCAGCAGCACAGCATATAGAACACAGCCAGTTCACAGATTCTTCAACCCAAACGCATGATGGCACCCCAGACAAAGTCCACACTTGACAAGTCGAAAGAGAcaagagaagagaaaaactaaGATAAACACAGAAAAAAAGAGATACCCATGTCAGAAAAATGGAAACTTTAGAGGTATtcagaggaaaagaaaagagatggAATGGAATCACAGTGGCTTTGGTGTGACTCAAAGGATGGTGGTGGGGGAACAGACAAGAGCACACAGAGAGAgtagagagagatagagagagagagagagagagagagagagagagagagaactctcttattttcttacTTCGGAATCAGAACGGTGCAGGTGGGGTCCACTGCAGGAGGTGGACCATCACAGATGTTGGGGATTTGTTGATCAGACGGTGGAGATTGGCTGTCAATTTTTCGGCGGCAAAAGATCTTAACGGTAAAAAAAAACTACGAAAGAAAGAACAGCACTGGATTTTGAAGATCTGTTTATTCTCAAACTTGTTTAAGCTTAATGAGTACAAGATTTGATGTTTTGTCGATTCCTCTTGTTACATCTTTCTTGGAAAATCATTCTAATATCCAACAAATCCTTTTTAAGAATACGACTTAACATACACTAAATGCACCTTCCATTGttactatttataaataaattgttaattttaacaTAGTATTGTGTTTAAATATCActgaaattttagtttttttaaaactatttattttatatattcaactttagcacaacattattttttattctcttaataattaatattgatgtTTATATTTCTAGACAAAATAATGACATTAtgtataaaataagattaaatagatatattatttttattttttacttttaattaatttgttattatttaaataggaaaaatataaattaaatttaaaattcaaataaaaaataataactgattaactaaaaaacaaagataatatatttaataatcaaatatttcaagGAAACATGTATGgattacaactttattattctttattattattcttcaaaattaattttaaattgaaaatcatTTGTGAGCCAACACATAAATCTtgcatttttaatatgtttgaaatttttaaatttttttaaattaatgtgaTTTGcgaaacaatatataaattccTTATATAGATATTTAGTATAATCTATGTTTGGatgataagaataaaatatatgcatgtaaggtatttcaaataattaattaaacagcaggaataaataaataaaataatattgtgaaCAACTTCATTAATTCTTTAAGTCGTGATCTCATTGTATTTCATTccgttatatttttaaaaaagctataactaatataaaataatttaataatatattatttcatttatggttgaaaatgtcataagagattatgtatatgttcaATATTTGGTAAACTATTGATTATTATCGACAGaaattattaattcaaaaaattaaaaggtaatGAAATTCTTAATAACAATTAATTGACTAAAAATAAGGTTATGTTATACGTTAGTCTTATGTGGTTTTCCCCTCATTCTTTAACTTTCTCCATTGTATGACTGATCTTATCTTTGtgtgtaagaaaaaaataataacaaagcCACCAAATGATGTTACTTACTTATACTTTACTTTACCTCTTGTTTTGTCTCTTTGTACAaatccctattttttttttcttttttggaagtgaaaaataattaaaacactaGAAGATTTTCATAATCTCACTCATTAAGGAAAGTAATGATGTTATTCAcgtaattttttaagacaacatTCACGTGTTATACTCTTCTTTCATGCATAGAAAAATTACgtgtataattaatttaattttgagaaattaaatataagaaatttaaatccaAGTTTCTATTACTTATcgtttttaaaatagttatatttattaaatataaagtttatttttacagtatatgaagttaaaaataaatggtGTTCATATTGCAATACCGTTGAGGAGTTAATGGTGTTCATATTCCCATATCAGATTTATATCATCACTGTGACTATCTGCTGTCTTAATTGCACATATTTTTATTGTCACAATTTGCCACCAAAGTCAATCAATTTAATActctacaaattaattttaatctaacgTACTATTgccataatttttaattaacatgttataataatataaatatataatgtattaatCTGTAACGTAAAGCAGAGACTGAGAAATActaattcaatattttcaatttccaaaattgAGTTATATATTCATCCATTTCAGGTTCTAATAACACTTTTCGGATAAAGGGGAGACAGAGTAAGAAAATGTTGATTTGATTTTCATGATGTGATTTAACGTTTTTGTTACTTGAGAATAATTATTTGTGTATCTTTTTAATagattaacattattttttattaaatagtgTTAATTGCGAAAATTAGTGTTATGTTATTTCAATTACATTGATGAATATTAATTCTCGGATTTTTTTTATGCCAATGGTTGATTTGGACTATCTTCATTTTCACAcgctttttaaaattaaatatttgttttaattattgttacgtttcattatatttaaaagaaaaaaatctatgATAACGatctaatttaaatacatttgaATTGTCGCCGTTAAGTTTCTTTCAGTTcagtgatatttttaaaattgcaacCACATCAAGAGATATTGTTGAAACgcagataaatataaaaaactaatacAATAATACATATAACTAAATTCATTAGAtggaaaatacattttaatgaataaaatgttAACGAAAACACTACACAATTAACCAGAGCTTGTTCTTATATTGTGTTAATTTGTGTAAAAgttagatttatatttatttattttattttaaaagtcaaATTTGGACGAATTTTAAGAACATGaatggtttgattttttttcattcaatttttggagtaagaagaaactaaaaatattgtaaatattgaATATAGTTTATGTTTTATGGAGTATTATAATCATAACactaaatgaaatataaacaaaacacattACCTTTCCATTTATATTATCtttcaaatacataaaaatagtATAGCGactgatattttatttaattatttttaaaagaacattaaaaacattttagggCTATGAAAATGGATTACAATCTCTGGATAATCTGGCCTATCACGTTTGGACTGGAttgggtttaaaaaaatataattttttatggggtcagatttcaacctgaTTCATTTAAATATAGCTCATTCGGATTGAACCCATGGTAGGTTGGGTTGGCCTACCAACCCacaaatctaattttattttattaaaatttaattttaattttataaaaaaatatctattatttttttttgcttgaaaaaattatttaagttttctattttcatgttgtgagtgaaatttatttagatttgaataatataaagtttgtaattttcttttatttaaaaaattgtaattaagcaAGTCAGTGAGCCAATTCGTTTACCCACCAATCCGTGGTGGGTTGGACTGGATTCGAATTGttttgactcgctaataaatgaccTGGTTGAGTTGGCTTATTAAATGACTAAGCCGTAGTGAATCGGGTCTGATCAAGCCGCGTGACCCGTTTTGATAActctaaactttttttaatatataaaaatatttaatttttattattaaattttaatcatatgcTCAATAAAtgacataatatattaaagtaagattttaattaaataaaataaaattttgtattgaaagataatataaaatgaagtttAGCATCCCTATGTCTTCCTATTCCATGAACCCCAAGTTGACCAAATCATGGACTTGTGTTTGAGCTTCTCAATGTTGTCATGtgacaaagaaaagagaagaaagaaaaatacaaagagCAGCACTTAGCTCAAGgaacaaaaataatagtttatgaGAAAAGACATGAACCATTAATTAGGCAAGAGAATAGATACTTTCtccataaaaattaattaaacttcagTGTCAATAATAGTCAACACTGTTTTTTTGAAAACGATATCCACTTTCTTCCAACACGACACtctttaaaatactttttcagATTTTTCAAACTCGTTTTAAGATCTTTCACCACTATATATGGTACCAAAGATTCCTTCTGTCAATTGCttcaaaatagaaattataatttttgttggaTGAAAAAATAGACATATTACGCATAATTTTAATACAAAGCTTGATCGAGCACTTGTTTTTATCATAAGTTGGATGATAAAACCTATTGAGATAAACCTTTAGAAAAAACTTAGTTTGGTATTAAGACGAAGTTTATAAACACATCATAAATCACTTTacaaattaatcattttaatgttCCCTAAGTACATTACATTAAGCTAAACGGATTGTGACATCATATAATTATGACAGTTAAATATGCGagttattaaacattttgaagtATGACATATGTATGTACTCTTTCTAAATTTTTGGCAAGTGGTGGGAGAAGATTCCATATCACTACTTTTGGTTGGCTGATTAATCATTTATATCATATGATGTTGCAAAACCATCATAATGTTTAAAGATTTGAACgtttagttatattttactAGGATTTGGAGTATGAATTTATGAATAGTCGGGATTTTAAGtatggattttaaaatatatgataagaGAAAATTGATCTATAAAAGATTTAAATCGTACTTATTGTTCAAGAATGGAGATTTccgtaaaaaaaaattaagttattatgataGTTTATgatctttataaatataataagtataTGAGTGATTATTTGAAACTCATGTTttcattgaaataattttacttaacatataataacataatgatattttattataaataataattataatatcaaattaatgatatatagatattattataataaatataagtttgaattgtttcataataaaaaaaattagtaaactTTATTAGATTTTGGTTTCTTAGTGTGTTTATTGAATCCtataaaaatatcatgtatcatttttaaaaaagaacaaaaaacatgtaaacataagaaattttattttgaatagtaACAATATATTCAAATGAGATATACTTCTCATTTTATATGATAGTTGCG
Coding sequences within:
- the LOC106758712 gene encoding RING-H2 finger protein ATL5; its protein translation is MLGSGTNLVTTVIGFGMSATFIVFVCTRIICGRLRGVVESRMVYEIESRIDIEQPEHHVNDPESEPVLLDAIPTLKFNQEAFSSLEHTQCVICLADYKEREVLRIMPKCGHTFHLSCIDIWLRKQSTCPVCRLPLKNSSETKHARPVTFTMSQSLDESHTSERNENAERHDEPTPTAASNSLQPTSGEEGARQ